The following coding sequences lie in one bacterium genomic window:
- a CDS encoding nucleotidyltransferase domain-containing protein — translation MSKSESNIRIRAKRKSCEAKNIQKTNSYQLEKIMRLDKEEKEALKFALTDFKGAVYLFGSRLDETKKGGDIDILLISQEKINPLKLSLKIQARFFLRCEEKIDIIVYDDKSAFCQEVLKNAKRLDITGI, via the coding sequence ATGAGCAAAAGTGAATCTAATATTCGAATTCGAGCAAAACGAAAATCTTGCGAAGCAAAAAATATCCAAAAAACAAATTCTTATCAGTTGGAAAAGATTATGCGTCTGGATAAAGAGGAAAAGGAGGCATTAAAGTTTGCTTTAACTGATTTCAAAGGAGCAGTTTATCTATTTGGTTCAAGGCTTGATGAGACAAAAAAAGGAGGAGATATAGATATCCTCCTCATTTCTCAAGAAAAGATAAATCCTTTAAAGTTATCTCTTAAGATTCAAGCAAGATTTTTTCTAAGATGTGAGGAAAAGATTGATATTATTGTTTATGACGATAAAAGTGCTTTTTGCCAGGAGGTATTAAAAAATGCAAAAAGGCTTGATATTACAGGAATTTGA